In Streptomyces seoulensis, the following are encoded in one genomic region:
- a CDS encoding DoxX family protein produces MTCYDRRDVGLLLLRLSTGGVLAAHGAQKLFGWFGGHGLVGTGQFMESVGFAPGKASATAAGVAEAGGGVLLALGLATPVAGASAAGAMAGAAALHVSNGFFAQEGGYEYAASLGLAAAGLAVTGPGRLSLDHLLGHIFDRNWMVPAALGVTAAATAAVIGARSRRLRETVVTEQEVLFEE; encoded by the coding sequence ATGACCTGTTACGACCGACGCGACGTGGGCCTGCTGCTGCTCCGGCTGAGCACCGGCGGCGTACTGGCCGCGCACGGCGCGCAGAAGCTGTTCGGCTGGTTCGGCGGCCACGGGCTGGTGGGCACCGGCCAGTTCATGGAGTCCGTGGGCTTCGCCCCGGGCAAGGCGAGCGCGACGGCGGCGGGCGTCGCGGAGGCGGGCGGCGGCGTCCTGCTGGCCCTGGGCCTCGCCACGCCCGTCGCGGGCGCCTCCGCCGCCGGCGCGATGGCGGGCGCCGCGGCCCTCCACGTCTCCAACGGCTTCTTCGCCCAGGAGGGCGGCTACGAATACGCCGCCAGCCTCGGCCTCGCCGCCGCCGGCCTCGCCGTCACCGGCCCCGGCCGCCTCTCCCTCGACCACCTCCTCGGCCACATCTTCGACCGAAACTGGATGGTCCCAGCGGCCCTGGGCGTCACAGCGGCGGCCACAGCCGCGGTCATCGGCGCCCGAAGCCGCCGCCTGCGCGAGACGGTGGTGACGGAGCAGGAGGTGCTGTTCGAGGAGTAG
- a CDS encoding multidrug effflux MFS transporter has product MGERDVVTAPGVEAGTGAAGVVERPRGVLVTFMLGALTATTPLAMDMYLPSLPEVTRTLHAPAATVQLTLTACLAGMALGQLVVGPMSDRWGRRRPLLTGLAVYLVATALCAFAPTVETLVAFRLAQGLAGAAGIVIARAVVRDLYDGVAMARFFSTLMLISGVAPIVAPLIGGQILRVTDWRGVFVVLTGIGAVLTALVWLRLPETLPPAERHRGGVKESLRTMRGLLADLPFTGYLLAGGFAFAALFAYVSASPFVVQEVYGASPQTFSLLFGLNSVGLVVAGQINGKLLVGRVRLDRVLACGLAVIVLAATALLLMATGVFGEVGLAPVAAALFVLMSAMGFTMPNTQALALLRTRHAAGSASALLGTTSFLIGAVASPLVGIAGERTAVPMAVVQLAAALVAGVCFMGLCRPWRTGTGLEGPEGGDH; this is encoded by the coding sequence ATGGGTGAGCGGGATGTCGTGACGGCTCCGGGGGTGGAGGCCGGTACGGGGGCGGCCGGAGTCGTGGAGCGCCCGCGCGGGGTGCTCGTCACCTTCATGCTCGGGGCGCTCACCGCCACCACACCGCTGGCGATGGACATGTACCTGCCCTCCCTGCCGGAGGTCACCCGCACCCTGCACGCCCCCGCCGCCACCGTGCAGCTCACCCTCACCGCCTGCCTCGCCGGGATGGCGCTCGGGCAGCTGGTCGTCGGCCCGATGAGCGACCGGTGGGGGCGGCGCCGCCCGCTGCTGACCGGGCTCGCGGTGTACCTCGTCGCCACCGCCCTGTGCGCGTTCGCTCCCACCGTCGAGACGCTGGTCGCCTTCCGGCTGGCGCAGGGACTCGCGGGCGCGGCCGGGATCGTCATCGCGCGGGCCGTCGTACGCGACCTGTACGACGGCGTCGCCATGGCCCGCTTCTTCTCCACCCTGATGCTGATATCCGGGGTCGCCCCGATCGTCGCCCCGCTGATCGGCGGGCAGATCCTCCGGGTGACCGACTGGCGGGGCGTGTTCGTCGTCCTCACCGGCATCGGGGCCGTGCTCACCGCGCTGGTCTGGCTGCGGCTGCCCGAGACACTGCCGCCCGCCGAACGGCACCGGGGCGGGGTGAAGGAGTCCCTGCGCACCATGCGCGGCCTCCTCGCCGACCTGCCCTTCACCGGCTACCTCCTCGCGGGCGGCTTCGCCTTCGCCGCGCTGTTCGCGTACGTCTCGGCGTCCCCGTTCGTCGTCCAGGAGGTCTACGGTGCCTCCCCGCAGACGTTCAGCCTGCTGTTCGGGCTCAACTCGGTCGGCCTGGTCGTCGCCGGACAGATCAACGGCAAGCTGCTGGTGGGCCGGGTCCGGCTGGACCGGGTGCTCGCCTGCGGCCTCGCGGTGATCGTGCTGGCCGCGACCGCGCTGCTGCTGATGGCGACCGGGGTGTTCGGCGAGGTCGGGCTCGCGCCCGTCGCCGCCGCGCTGTTCGTGCTGATGTCGGCGATGGGCTTCACGATGCCCAACACCCAGGCGCTCGCCCTGCTGCGCACCCGGCACGCCGCCGGTTCCGCCTCCGCGCTGCTCGGTACGACCTCCTTCCTCATCGGCGCGGTCGCCTCACCGCTCGTCGGGATCGCCGGGGAGCGCACCGCCGTCCCGATGGCCGTCGTCCAGTTGGCGGCCGCGCTGGTCGCGGGTGTCTGCTTCATGGGACTGTGCCGTCCCTGGCGGACGGGCACGGGCCTGGAAGGACCAGAAGGAGGAGACCACTGA
- a CDS encoding Nif3-like dinuclear metal center hexameric protein — protein sequence MPRLSEVIAALETLWPAERAESWDAVGTVTGDPGQEVTRVLFAVDPVQEVVDEAVRLGADLLVTHHPLYLRGTTTVAAGTPKGRVVHTLIKNDVALHVAHTNADKADPGVSDALAGALDLRVTGPLVPDPDDPAGRRGLGRICELDHPLTVRELAERAAQRLPATAQGIRVAGDPDAVVRRVAVSGGSGDSLFDRVRAAGVDAFLTADLRHHPASEFAASVGERPLALIDAAHWATEWPWCELAAAELDQISDRHGWGLRVHVSTTVTDPWTAHAASPVTTSPMGAPN from the coding sequence GTGCCCCGTCTGTCTGAAGTCATCGCCGCCCTGGAGACCCTGTGGCCCGCCGAGCGGGCCGAGTCCTGGGACGCGGTCGGCACGGTCACGGGCGACCCCGGCCAGGAGGTCACCCGCGTCCTGTTCGCCGTGGACCCGGTGCAAGAGGTCGTCGACGAGGCCGTACGGCTCGGCGCGGACCTCCTCGTCACCCACCACCCGCTCTATCTGCGCGGGACGACCACGGTGGCGGCCGGCACCCCCAAGGGCCGCGTCGTGCACACCCTGATCAAGAACGACGTCGCCCTGCACGTCGCGCACACCAACGCCGACAAGGCCGATCCCGGAGTCTCCGACGCCCTGGCCGGCGCGCTGGACCTCCGCGTCACCGGCCCCCTCGTACCCGACCCCGACGACCCGGCCGGGCGCCGGGGCCTGGGCCGGATCTGCGAGCTGGACCACCCGCTGACCGTGCGCGAGCTGGCCGAGCGCGCCGCCCAGCGGCTGCCCGCCACCGCGCAGGGCATCCGGGTGGCCGGCGACCCCGACGCCGTCGTCCGCCGGGTCGCCGTCAGCGGCGGCTCCGGCGACAGCCTCTTCGACCGGGTCCGCGCGGCCGGTGTGGACGCCTTCCTCACCGCCGACCTGCGCCACCACCCGGCCTCCGAATTCGCCGCGTCCGTCGGGGAGCGCCCCCTCGCGCTCATCGACGCCGCCCACTGGGCCACCGAGTGGCCCTGGTGCGAGCTGGCCGCGGCCGAACTCGACCAGATCTCCGACCGTCACGGCTGGGGCCTCCGGGTCCACGTGTCCACGACGGTCACCGACCCCTGGACCGCCCACGCGGCGTCCCCCGTCACCACTAGCCCCATGGGAGCCCCCAACTGA
- a CDS encoding bifunctional RNase H/acid phosphatase — MREFVVEADGGSRGNPGPAGYGAAVSDAATGETLAEAAEFIGVATNNVAEYRGLLAGLRAAHALDPEARVAVRMDSKLVVEQMSGRWKIKHPDMKPLATEARAVFPPGRVTYQWIPREQNKHADRLANEAMDAGAKGETWTPRTPAPALDPEGPPGDARAGAAAARAALAQGRAVPASEPDDAARPDTRAARTVASATTSAPGWSAAPDLGAPATFVLLRHGETPLTPQKRFSGSGGSDPALSEVGREQARLVAGALARRGTVQAVVASPLARTRETAAIVADRLGLDVRVDDGLRETDFGAWEGLTFGEARQRHPDDLTAWLGDPEARPTGGGESFAETAERIEEARARLVAEYAGRTVLLVTHVTPIKTLLRLALGAPPESLFRMELSAASLSAVAYYADGNASVRLFNDTSHLRP; from the coding sequence GTGCGGGAGTTCGTCGTCGAGGCCGACGGCGGGTCGCGGGGCAACCCCGGCCCGGCCGGGTACGGGGCCGCCGTGAGCGACGCGGCGACGGGGGAGACCCTGGCCGAGGCCGCCGAGTTCATCGGCGTCGCCACCAACAACGTCGCCGAGTACCGGGGTCTCCTCGCCGGCCTGCGCGCCGCCCACGCCCTCGACCCCGAGGCGCGGGTCGCCGTCCGGATGGACTCCAAGCTGGTCGTCGAGCAGATGTCGGGCCGCTGGAAGATCAAGCACCCCGACATGAAGCCCCTGGCCACCGAGGCCCGCGCCGTCTTCCCGCCCGGCCGGGTCACCTACCAGTGGATTCCGCGCGAGCAGAACAAGCACGCCGACCGCCTGGCCAACGAGGCGATGGACGCCGGCGCGAAGGGCGAGACGTGGACACCCCGGACCCCGGCGCCGGCCCTTGACCCCGAGGGTCCCCCCGGGGACGCCCGCGCCGGAGCGGCGGCCGCGCGGGCGGCACTGGCTCAGGGGCGGGCCGTGCCCGCTTCGGAGCCGGACGACGCGGCTCGGCCCGACACCCGCGCCGCCCGTACCGTCGCCTCCGCCACCACCTCCGCGCCCGGCTGGAGCGCGGCCCCCGATCTCGGGGCGCCCGCGACCTTCGTGCTGCTCAGGCACGGGGAGACGCCGCTGACTCCGCAGAAGCGGTTCTCCGGGAGCGGGGGGAGTGATCCCGCGCTGTCCGAGGTGGGGCGGGAGCAGGCACGGCTGGTGGCCGGGGCACTGGCGCGGCGGGGAACCGTACAGGCGGTCGTCGCCTCGCCGCTGGCCCGTACGCGGGAGACCGCCGCGATCGTCGCCGACCGGCTCGGGCTCGACGTGCGCGTGGACGACGGGCTGCGCGAGACGGACTTCGGCGCGTGGGAGGGGCTGACCTTCGGGGAGGCCCGCCAGCGCCACCCCGACGACCTGACCGCCTGGCTCGGCGACCCGGAGGCGCGTCCCACCGGCGGCGGCGAGAGCTTCGCGGAGACCGCCGAGCGCATCGAGGAGGCCCGCGCCCGACTGGTCGCCGAGTACGCGGGCCGTACGGTCCTGCTGGTCACCCACGTCACGCCGATCAAGACCCTGCTGCGGCTCGCCCTGGGCGCCCCGCCGGAGTCCCTGTTCCGGATGGAGCTGTCGGCCGCCTCGCTGTCGGCGGTGGCGTACTACGCCGACGGCAACGCGAGCGTACGGCTGTTCAACGACACGTCCCACCTGCGTCCCTGA
- a CDS encoding sensor histidine kinase yields MSWWAQARRRLRAATAARRQWKTDMARAKDLQRASGRKCGGRDEHAGPPPTGFALLPWLLLGLGSFSNLLQGKAESPWIGGLGLFVFNSLYVYVTFRAFDREKRESLATRLALLTMGLVTTGLAVGYGGNWLLFFPLLGLATGATVRGRHLGRIGLLLAAYGAVLAGLREGWREAPNIGYATFLSCMVTAAILGLSEAVRELRAAREELARRAVEKERLRFSRDLHDLLGHTLSVIVVKSEAARRLAGRDLDAALAQIGDIESVGRQALTEIREAVTGYREGSLSTELTRARSALAAASVEPVVRQSGAPLAPQTEALLGWVVREAVTNVVRHSHATRCEIMVESAGERVRLTVTDNGTPTASPAPDGTGLRGLTERLSTAGGSLTAGPSPAGGFTVTAELPTTPPDPATEDPIPVVLES; encoded by the coding sequence ATGTCATGGTGGGCACAGGCCCGGCGCCGGCTGCGCGCGGCGACCGCGGCGCGGCGCCAGTGGAAGACGGACATGGCCCGCGCCAAGGACCTCCAGCGGGCCTCGGGCAGGAAGTGCGGTGGGCGGGACGAGCACGCGGGTCCCCCGCCGACCGGGTTCGCCCTGCTGCCCTGGCTGCTGCTGGGCCTGGGCTCGTTCTCCAACCTGCTCCAGGGCAAGGCCGAGAGCCCGTGGATCGGCGGCCTGGGCCTGTTCGTCTTCAACTCCCTCTACGTCTACGTCACTTTCCGCGCCTTCGACCGCGAGAAGCGCGAGTCCCTCGCGACCCGGCTGGCCCTGCTGACCATGGGCCTGGTGACGACGGGGCTCGCGGTCGGCTACGGCGGCAACTGGCTGCTGTTCTTCCCGCTGCTCGGCCTCGCCACCGGCGCCACCGTGCGCGGCCGGCACCTGGGCCGGATCGGCCTGCTGCTCGCGGCGTACGGCGCGGTCCTCGCCGGTCTGCGCGAGGGCTGGCGGGAGGCGCCGAACATCGGGTACGCGACCTTCCTGTCCTGCATGGTCACGGCGGCGATCCTGGGCCTGTCGGAGGCGGTACGGGAACTGCGGGCCGCGCGGGAGGAACTGGCGCGGCGGGCGGTGGAGAAGGAACGGCTGCGCTTCTCCCGCGATCTGCACGACCTGCTGGGCCACACCCTGTCGGTGATCGTGGTGAAGTCGGAGGCCGCGCGGCGGCTGGCCGGCCGGGACCTGGACGCGGCGCTGGCGCAGATCGGGGACATCGAGTCGGTGGGACGGCAGGCGCTGACCGAGATCCGGGAGGCGGTGACCGGCTACCGCGAGGGCAGTCTGTCCACCGAGCTGACCCGCGCCCGCTCGGCGCTGGCGGCGGCGAGCGTGGAGCCGGTGGTCCGGCAGTCGGGGGCACCGCTGGCCCCGCAGACCGAGGCGCTGCTCGGCTGGGTGGTGCGCGAGGCGGTGACCAACGTGGTCCGGCACAGCCACGCCACCCGCTGCGAGATCATGGTGGAGAGCGCCGGGGAACGCGTCCGCCTCACCGTCACCGACAACGGCACCCCGACCGCGTCCCCCGCCCCCGACGGCACCGGCCTGAGGGGCCTCACCGAACGCCTCTCCACAGCCGGTGGCTCCCTGACCGCGGGCCCGTCCCCGGCAGGCGGCTTCACGGTGACGGCGGAACTCCCGACAACCCCACCGGACCCGGCCACGGAGGACCCGATCCCGGTCGTCCTGGAGTCCTGA
- a CDS encoding zinc ribbon domain-containing protein → MNAEPADQIRLLDVQALDVRLQQLAHKRKSLPEHAEIEALGKDLVQLRDLLVAAQTEESDCAREQTKAEQDVEQVRRRATRDQQRLDSGAVTSPKDLTGLQHEIASLAKRQGDLEDIVLEVMERREAAQARVAELTERVASVQAKSDDATGRRDAAFRELDDEAAAVTKEREVVSASVPADLLKLYDRLRVQGGGVGAAKLYARTCQGCRQELAITELSEIRAAARNAVVRCENCHRILVRTSESGL, encoded by the coding sequence CTGAACGCCGAGCCCGCCGACCAGATCCGACTCCTCGACGTCCAGGCCCTCGACGTCCGCCTCCAGCAGCTCGCGCACAAGCGGAAGTCGCTCCCCGAGCACGCCGAGATCGAGGCGCTGGGCAAGGACCTCGTCCAGCTCCGCGACCTGCTGGTGGCAGCGCAGACCGAGGAGAGCGACTGCGCCCGCGAGCAGACCAAGGCCGAGCAGGACGTGGAGCAGGTGCGCCGTCGCGCCACCCGTGACCAGCAGCGCCTGGACTCCGGCGCGGTCACCTCGCCCAAGGACCTCACCGGTCTCCAGCACGAGATCGCCTCCCTCGCCAAGCGCCAGGGCGACCTGGAGGACATCGTCCTCGAGGTCATGGAGCGCCGCGAGGCCGCCCAGGCGCGGGTCGCCGAGCTGACCGAGCGCGTCGCCTCCGTGCAGGCCAAGTCCGACGACGCCACCGGCCGCCGCGACGCCGCCTTCCGCGAGCTGGACGACGAGGCCGCCGCGGTGACCAAGGAGCGCGAGGTCGTCTCCGCCTCGGTCCCGGCCGACCTGCTCAAGCTGTACGACCGTCTGCGCGTCCAGGGCGGCGGGGTCGGCGCGGCCAAGCTGTACGCCCGTACCTGCCAGGGCTGCCGCCAGGAGCTGGCGATCACCGAGCTGAGCGAGATCCGCGCGGCCGCGCGGAACGCCGTGGTCCGCTGCGAGAACTGCCACCGCATCCTGGTGCGCACGTCGGAGTCGGGTCTGTAG
- a CDS encoding response regulator transcription factor, which yields MNKIRLLLAEDQGMMRGALALLLGMEEDIEVVAQVAAGDAIVAAAVEHRPDVALLDIELPGMSGLDAAALLRERVPGCRVLILTTFGRPGYLRRAMEAGAAGFLVKDGPVEELAQAVRRVLAGETVVDPVLAAAALSAGPNPLTTRECEVLTASVDGATVADIAARLHLSESTVRNYLSSAIGKTGTRNRAEAVREARQRGWL from the coding sequence GTGAACAAGATCCGGCTTCTGCTGGCCGAGGACCAGGGCATGATGCGGGGCGCGCTGGCGCTGCTGCTGGGGATGGAGGAGGACATCGAGGTGGTCGCGCAGGTGGCCGCCGGGGACGCGATCGTGGCGGCAGCCGTGGAGCACCGGCCGGACGTCGCGCTGCTGGACATCGAGCTGCCGGGGATGAGCGGGCTGGACGCGGCCGCGCTGCTGCGGGAGCGGGTGCCCGGGTGCCGGGTGCTGATCCTGACGACGTTCGGGCGGCCCGGCTATCTGCGCCGGGCGATGGAGGCGGGAGCGGCCGGGTTCCTGGTCAAGGACGGCCCGGTGGAGGAGCTGGCCCAGGCGGTGCGCCGGGTGCTGGCCGGGGAGACGGTCGTCGACCCCGTACTGGCGGCGGCCGCGCTGAGCGCCGGGCCGAACCCGCTCACGACGAGGGAGTGCGAGGTGCTGACCGCCTCCGTGGACGGCGCGACGGTCGCCGACATCGCCGCCCGGCTGCACCTCTCGGAGTCCACCGTCCGCAACTACCTCTCCTCGGCGATCGGCAAGACCGGCACCCGCAACAGGGCGGAGGCCGTACGCGAGGCCCGGCAGCGCGGCTGGCTGTGA
- a CDS encoding bifunctional 4-hydroxy-2-oxoglutarate aldolase/2-dehydro-3-deoxy-phosphogluconate aldolase, whose product MTSAAPSPASVLDLAPVLPVVVLDDAADAVPLARALVAGGLPAIEVTLRTPAALDGIRAIAEEVPEAVVGAGTVITPEQVSRCVGAGARFLVSPGWTESLLAAMRESGVPFLPGVSTTSEVVALLERGVREMKFFPAQAAGGTAYLRSLAGPLPDARFCPTGGIAEASAPEYLALPNVGCVGGSWMVPGDAVAAGDWARIEELARGAAGLRDAGGTCR is encoded by the coding sequence ATGACCTCAGCCGCGCCCTCCCCCGCCTCCGTACTGGATCTCGCACCCGTCCTCCCCGTCGTCGTGCTCGACGACGCCGCCGACGCCGTGCCGCTGGCGCGGGCGCTGGTCGCCGGGGGGCTGCCCGCGATCGAGGTCACGCTGCGTACGCCGGCCGCGCTGGACGGCATCCGGGCCATCGCCGAGGAGGTGCCGGAGGCGGTGGTGGGCGCCGGGACGGTGATCACGCCGGAGCAGGTGAGCCGGTGCGTGGGGGCGGGGGCGCGGTTCCTGGTCTCCCCCGGCTGGACCGAGTCGCTGCTCGCCGCGATGCGGGAGTCCGGGGTGCCGTTCCTGCCGGGGGTGTCGACCACCTCGGAGGTGGTGGCGCTGCTGGAGCGCGGGGTGCGCGAGATGAAGTTCTTCCCGGCCCAGGCGGCGGGCGGTACGGCCTATCTGAGGTCCCTCGCCGGGCCGTTGCCCGACGCCCGCTTCTGCCCCACGGGCGGGATCGCGGAGGCGAGCGCGCCGGAGTATCTGGCGCTTCCCAACGTGGGCTGCGTGGGCGGCAGTTGGATGGTCCCGGGGGACGCGGTGGCCGCCGGGGACTGGGCCCGGATCGAGGAGCTGGCGCGGGGTGCGGCCGGGCTCAGGGACGCAGGTGGGACGTGTCGTTGA
- the yaaA gene encoding peroxide stress protein YaaA has protein sequence MLVLLPPSEGKASSGRGAPLKPESLSLPGLAAARQAVLAELAELCAGDEEKAREVLGLSEGLRGEVAKNAGLLTAGARPAGEIYTGVLYDALGLATLDPAAKRRAARSLLVFSGLWGAIGVTDRIPSYRCSMGVKLPGLGALAGHWRGPMAEVLPGAAGDGLVLDLRSAAYAAAWKPKGDVAGRTATVRVLHAPTRKVVSHFNKATKGRIVRALLTGGAAPKDPAELVTALRDLGYEVEAAAPEKAGKPWALDVLVDEVH, from the coding sequence GTGCTGGTCCTGCTGCCCCCGTCGGAGGGTAAGGCGTCCTCGGGCCGGGGTGCCCCGCTGAAGCCCGAGTCGCTGTCCCTGCCCGGTCTCGCCGCCGCCCGGCAGGCCGTGCTCGCCGAACTGGCCGAGCTGTGCGCCGGGGACGAGGAGAAGGCCCGCGAGGTGCTGGGGCTCAGCGAGGGGCTGCGCGGCGAGGTCGCCAAGAACGCCGGGCTGCTCACGGCCGGCGCCCGCCCGGCGGGCGAGATCTACACCGGGGTCCTCTACGACGCCCTCGGCCTCGCCACCCTGGACCCCGCCGCCAAGCGCCGCGCCGCCCGCTCGCTGCTGGTGTTCTCCGGCCTCTGGGGCGCGATCGGCGTCACCGACCGCATCCCCTCCTACCGCTGCTCCATGGGCGTCAAGCTGCCCGGTCTCGGCGCGCTGGCCGGGCACTGGCGGGGGCCGATGGCCGAGGTGCTGCCCGGGGCGGCCGGGGACGGGCTCGTACTGGACCTGCGCTCCGCCGCGTACGCCGCCGCCTGGAAGCCCAAGGGCGACGTCGCGGGCCGCACCGCGACGGTACGGGTGCTGCACGCGCCCACCCGCAAGGTGGTCAGCCACTTCAACAAGGCGACCAAGGGCCGCATCGTCCGCGCCCTGCTCACCGGGGGTGCCGCGCCGAAGGACCCCGCCGAGCTGGTCACCGCGCTGCGGGATCTCGGGTACGAGGTGGAGGCGGCGGCGCCGGAGAAGGCCGGGAAGCCATGGGCGCTGGACGTGCTGGTGGACGAGGTCCACTGA
- a CDS encoding serine hydrolase, with protein MGTRAAGVVGGERLGLGGVQVRAAGLPKKLTAQAWLVADRDTGEVLASYNAHRRLAPASTLKMLFADTVLPKFAPEQRYRVTDADLADIPSGSSLVGVQAGTTYTVEQLWQGVFLRSGNDAVHVLAHMNGGIARTVAEMQARAEYLHALDTHVVSPDGFDHKGQISSAYDLTLFARAGLTNADFRRHCATRTADFPAGGKKTFQIQNTDRLLTGAWGLRPYPGMLGVKNGYTSHAGNTFTGAATRDGRTLLVTVMHPAEGSNAVYEQTAALLDWGFGAGRAAQPVGLLAAPGGTKGTRPTVSPLPTEHSAHASTTPPGPSTLRLAEGAAGTAALLGAGAWALLRRRRAATAGAQAEAAPTGRRRARAAYTPAETVPPQGDRRRPRAADTAAETAPQQGGGRRRAREAPAEGAPQQGGRRRARGPETPAEDASQQSGRHRR; from the coding sequence GTGGGGACGAGAGCCGCGGGCGTCGTCGGCGGGGAGCGGCTCGGCCTCGGCGGGGTCCAGGTCCGGGCGGCCGGGCTGCCGAAGAAGCTCACCGCGCAGGCGTGGCTGGTCGCCGACCGGGACACCGGCGAGGTGCTCGCGTCGTACAACGCGCACCGGCGGCTCGCGCCCGCGTCCACGCTGAAGATGCTGTTCGCGGACACCGTGCTGCCCAAGTTCGCGCCGGAGCAGCGGTACCGGGTCACCGACGCCGACCTCGCCGACATACCGTCCGGGTCCAGCCTCGTCGGCGTCCAGGCCGGGACCACGTACACCGTCGAGCAGCTCTGGCAGGGCGTGTTCCTGCGCTCGGGCAACGACGCGGTGCACGTGCTGGCCCACATGAACGGCGGGATCGCCCGCACGGTCGCCGAGATGCAGGCCAGGGCGGAGTACCTGCACGCGCTCGACACCCATGTGGTCAGCCCGGACGGCTTCGACCACAAGGGCCAGATCTCCTCGGCGTACGACCTCACGCTGTTCGCCCGCGCCGGGCTCACGAACGCCGACTTCCGGCGGCACTGCGCGACGCGTACCGCCGACTTCCCGGCGGGCGGCAAGAAGACCTTCCAGATCCAGAACACCGACCGTCTGCTCACCGGCGCGTGGGGGCTGCGGCCGTACCCGGGGATGCTCGGCGTGAAGAACGGCTACACCAGTCACGCGGGCAACACCTTCACCGGCGCCGCCACCCGGGACGGCCGCACCCTGCTGGTCACCGTGATGCACCCCGCCGAGGGGAGCAACGCGGTGTACGAGCAGACCGCCGCCCTCCTCGACTGGGGCTTCGGCGCAGGCCGCGCCGCCCAGCCGGTCGGCCTGCTCGCCGCTCCCGGCGGTACGAAGGGCACCCGGCCGACCGTCAGCCCGCTGCCGACGGAACACTCCGCCCACGCCTCCACCACCCCGCCCGGCCCCTCCACCCTCCGCCTCGCCGAGGGTGCGGCGGGCACGGCGGCCCTGCTGGGCGCGGGCGCCTGGGCACTCCTGCGCCGCCGCCGCGCGGCTACGGCGGGGGCGCAGGCTGAGGCGGCACCGACCGGCCGCCGCCGGGCCCGCGCGGCGTACACCCCGGCCGAGACGGTGCCCCCGCAGGGAGACCGGCGCCGGCCCCGGGCGGCGGACACCGCTGCCGAGACAGCGCCCCAGCAGGGCGGCGGCCGTCGCCGGGCGCGGGAAGCTCCTGCCGAAGGCGCCCCCCAGCAGGGCGGCCGACGCCGGGCCCGCGGGCCGGAGACCCCTGCCGAGGACGCCTCCCAACAGAGCGGCCGCCACCGCCGCTGA